From a single Mycolicibacterium mengxianglii genomic region:
- a CDS encoding SDR family oxidoreductase encodes MELQNATALVTGANRGIGAEFVRQLLARGATKVYAAARRPETISSNNSRIVPVRLDITDETMVAEVARAAADVDVLINNAGIMTAQNLVTGDLDAIRLEMATHFWGTLSMTRAFAPILARNGGGALLNVMSVGSFQVFPGNGAYAAAKAAEWQLTNSTRLELTAQGTQVVGLHLSATETDMLAGIDMAKNDPADVVRDALNGLESGADEVLADADTRAVKALLAQPPAAMYAGISM; translated from the coding sequence ATGGAATTGCAAAATGCGACCGCCCTGGTGACGGGCGCCAACCGCGGAATAGGTGCGGAGTTCGTCCGGCAGTTGCTCGCGCGAGGCGCCACCAAGGTGTACGCCGCCGCCCGTCGGCCGGAAACCATCTCCAGCAACAACTCCCGGATCGTGCCGGTGCGGTTGGACATCACCGACGAGACCATGGTGGCTGAGGTGGCCAGGGCCGCGGCCGACGTCGACGTGCTGATCAACAACGCCGGAATCATGACGGCACAGAATTTGGTGACCGGAGACCTCGACGCCATTCGACTCGAAATGGCCACCCATTTCTGGGGCACGCTGTCGATGACTCGTGCCTTCGCCCCGATCTTGGCACGCAATGGCGGCGGCGCTCTTCTCAACGTGATGTCGGTCGGTTCCTTCCAGGTGTTCCCCGGTAACGGCGCGTACGCCGCTGCCAAGGCCGCTGAATGGCAACTGACCAACAGCACTCGGCTTGAGCTGACAGCGCAAGGCACCCAGGTCGTCGGATTGCACTTGTCCGCCACCGAGACCGATATGCTCGCCGGCATCGACATGGCGAAAAACGATCCAGCCGACGTGGTCCGCGACGCACTGAACGGGTTGGAGTCGGGGGCCGACGAGGTATTGGCTGACGCCGATACCAGGGCGGTGAAAGCGTTGCTAGCCCAACCGCCCGCGGCGATGTACGCCGGCATCAGCATGTGA
- a CDS encoding LysR family transcriptional regulator, whose translation MFDVMRARSLQAVARHGTISAAAAALHLTQSALSQQLVKLEREVGQPLLVRRGRGVVLTDAGILLVEHTNEILTRITETETALEARRGQVVGRMAVAAFATATRAILPAALHQLRLHHPDLRLESREHDPDTALGLLVHGDVDMAIIDEWLPAEPHLPDWVQATHLIDDVSELALPARHHLLTAAGPISLSACADEHWIAWESGVRAHDWLRRALHEHGHELHVAHTASEHQTFLSLVAAGLGVALVPRLGRGPVPDEVTLKPLHQPPVRRVFAAWRTDTADRPAVQATLAALRNATT comes from the coding sequence ATGTTTGACGTCATGCGAGCGCGCTCACTACAGGCCGTAGCCCGCCACGGGACGATCAGTGCAGCGGCAGCAGCGCTTCACCTCACCCAATCCGCGCTATCTCAGCAGCTGGTCAAGCTCGAACGCGAGGTCGGCCAACCTCTGCTAGTCCGCAGGGGTCGGGGCGTCGTGCTTACTGACGCCGGAATCCTGCTCGTGGAACACACCAACGAGATCCTGACCCGCATTACCGAGACCGAAACCGCGCTGGAGGCGCGCCGCGGCCAAGTGGTCGGGCGTATGGCAGTAGCCGCGTTCGCCACTGCAACGCGCGCGATCCTGCCCGCAGCCTTGCACCAGCTGCGACTACATCACCCCGACCTGCGCTTGGAATCCCGCGAGCACGATCCCGACACCGCCTTGGGGCTCCTAGTCCACGGGGACGTCGATATGGCGATCATCGACGAATGGCTCCCCGCCGAGCCGCATCTGCCCGACTGGGTGCAGGCGACCCACCTAATCGACGACGTCTCCGAACTCGCGCTACCCGCACGTCACCACCTCCTCACCGCCGCCGGCCCGATTTCACTGAGCGCGTGTGCAGACGAGCACTGGATCGCATGGGAGTCGGGGGTGCGCGCCCACGACTGGTTGCGCCGCGCGCTGCACGAGCACGGACACGAACTCCACGTCGCCCACACCGCCAGCGAGCACCAGACATTCCTATCCCTGGTCGCCGCAGGACTCGGCGTTGCTCTCGTGCCAAGGCTCGGACGAGGACCTGTGCCCGACGAGGTAACCCTCAAACCCCTTCACCAACCCCCTGTTCGCCGCGTCTTCGCGGCCTGGCGCACCGACACCGCGGACCGGCCTGCCGTGCAGGCCACCCTCGCAGCCCTCCGCAACGCCACGACGTAG
- a CDS encoding TetR/AcrR family transcriptional regulator, which translates to MPKIVDHDERREEILRAAIRVIDSVGLDNTTTRAIALESGYSNGVLSHYFQDKDDILQSILVKTHREFMSRVEDSMRGKDEFGRLWAMLMQNLPLDRERRVETLMEMTFWPRAVSNPASQEFQRNAANDLLKRIRTLIADVRGAGRLDSDLTDADVAELLIAVIDGLSVHAELFPKRLPAAHQKRLIRVQLEAMGFRIDEKALDTAR; encoded by the coding sequence ATGCCGAAGATCGTCGATCATGACGAACGCCGCGAGGAGATTCTCCGCGCGGCGATCCGGGTGATCGACAGCGTGGGACTGGACAACACCACCACCCGCGCGATCGCGCTGGAGTCCGGCTATTCCAACGGGGTCCTGAGTCACTACTTCCAGGACAAGGACGACATCCTGCAGTCGATCCTGGTGAAGACGCACCGCGAGTTCATGAGCCGGGTCGAGGACAGCATGCGCGGCAAGGACGAATTCGGCCGGCTGTGGGCGATGTTGATGCAGAACCTGCCCCTCGACCGCGAGCGCCGCGTCGAGACCCTGATGGAGATGACCTTCTGGCCGCGCGCGGTGTCGAACCCCGCGTCGCAGGAGTTCCAACGCAACGCCGCCAACGATCTGCTGAAGCGGATCCGCACTCTCATCGCCGACGTCCGCGGGGCCGGCCGACTCGACAGCGACCTGACGGATGCCGACGTTGCCGAGCTACTCATCGCCGTCATCGATGGATTGTCGGTGCACGCCGAGCTGTTCCCGAAGCGGCTCCCGGCTGCCCACCAGAAGAGGTTGATTCGAGTTCAGCTGGAAGCCATGGGCTTCCGGATCGACGAGAAGGCGCTCGACACCGCACGATGA
- a CDS encoding DMT family transporter, which produces MNSPPPLSRGSFAARDWFLLAAVALMWGLSFIFIKIGADGLAPATVAWLRLAFGAAALALLPGARAPLREGREWWPVIVLGLVWMAVPFVLFAAAEQRIPSALAGMINGSAPLFTMLIATAVSRKGPGKRLALGLVIGFAGVVAVSLPEVTEGGNTAGILMVVAATALYGVAFNLTGPLQARNGTLPVIWRSQLAALILLTPAGLAGLGTSAPTPEGLAATAALGIISTGTAFACFAMLVVRVGAPRASIATYLVPVVAILVGALASEPLRPIALVGIVLVLSGAYLSSSAPQRRPSAKASLAGRRRNRPISTSTTSETGDRSP; this is translated from the coding sequence ATGAACTCACCGCCGCCGCTCTCTCGGGGATCGTTCGCCGCCCGAGACTGGTTCCTGCTTGCCGCCGTCGCCCTGATGTGGGGTTTGTCCTTCATATTCATCAAGATCGGAGCAGACGGGCTCGCCCCTGCCACTGTGGCTTGGCTTCGGCTGGCCTTCGGTGCGGCCGCCCTGGCTCTCCTCCCGGGCGCCAGAGCACCGCTGCGCGAGGGCCGAGAATGGTGGCCGGTGATCGTGCTGGGATTGGTCTGGATGGCGGTCCCATTCGTGCTATTCGCCGCAGCCGAGCAGAGGATCCCGTCGGCGTTGGCGGGAATGATCAACGGATCGGCACCACTGTTCACGATGCTCATCGCGACGGCCGTGTCGCGAAAGGGGCCAGGGAAGCGGCTGGCGCTCGGCCTAGTCATTGGATTCGCCGGCGTCGTCGCGGTCAGCCTGCCCGAAGTTACCGAAGGGGGTAACACCGCCGGAATCCTCATGGTCGTGGCGGCCACCGCGCTCTACGGCGTCGCGTTCAATCTCACCGGCCCCCTGCAGGCACGCAACGGAACACTTCCCGTGATCTGGCGTTCGCAGCTGGCCGCGCTGATACTTCTCACACCCGCCGGCCTTGCCGGACTCGGCACCTCCGCTCCCACCCCGGAGGGCCTAGCAGCGACGGCAGCCCTCGGAATCATCAGCACCGGTACGGCCTTCGCCTGCTTCGCCATGCTGGTTGTCAGAGTGGGAGCCCCCCGCGCCTCGATCGCCACATACCTCGTCCCAGTCGTCGCGATCCTAGTTGGGGCCCTCGCCTCCGAGCCACTGCGACCAATCGCCTTGGTAGGCATCGTCCTGGTGCTCTCAGGGGCGTACCTCTCATCGAGCGCGCCACAGCGGCGCCCCTCCGCGAAAGCCTCCCTTGCCGGACGTCGGCGCAACCGCCCGATCTCAACCTCTACGACCAGCGAGACAGGCGACAGGAGTCCATGA
- a CDS encoding MerR family transcriptional regulator, whose product MKIGELARITGASVRSLRYYEQRQLLLSRRTTGGQRIYDQDAVERVTLIRELFAAGVSSDVVVQLLPCIHSGTATPAMVELLSHERARIDTEVRRLAATRDRLDQLIVATRATTLTAAAPATSAG is encoded by the coding sequence ATGAAGATCGGTGAGCTCGCCCGAATCACCGGCGCCAGCGTGCGGTCACTGCGTTACTACGAGCAACGGCAGCTGCTGTTGTCCCGTCGCACGACCGGCGGTCAGCGAATCTACGATCAGGACGCGGTGGAGCGGGTCACTCTCATCAGAGAACTGTTCGCCGCCGGCGTCAGCAGTGATGTGGTGGTGCAGTTGCTGCCCTGCATCCATTCAGGGACGGCAACGCCAGCGATGGTGGAACTGCTGTCGCACGAACGCGCGCGAATCGACACCGAAGTACGCAGGCTGGCCGCCACCCGTGACCGTCTTGACCAGCTGATCGTCGCAACGCGAGCGACCACCCTAACCGCCGCCGCTCCCGCGACTTCCGCCGGGTGA
- a CDS encoding aldo/keto reductase, whose protein sequence is MRYRYLGRSGLRVSTLSLGTGNFGGGWGHGASVPEAQDMYVQYRAAGGNFIDTSSNYQFGDAEAYLADMIASDRDEVVLATKYSTGTTMDSGLQMTGNGRKSMVQSLEASLRRLKTDRVDLLWAHAPDNATPIEEIMRAFDDLVRSGKVLYAGLSSFPAWRVATGATIAATRGWAPLVAIQTEYSLVERAAERDLLPMAAGFGLGVLGYSPLGGGMLTGKYRRGERGRAQSSISQFLHQEDDGNKAAILDTVEAIAREANVTAEAVAISWSMAKGVIPIIGPRTAEQLTTNLAAAQLDLSPEQIDRLDTASAIQLGYPHNMKTDPGAVHAVTGGKADLLDAPSLTIP, encoded by the coding sequence TTGCGTTATCGATATCTCGGCCGATCAGGACTGCGTGTCTCGACGCTCTCTCTGGGAACCGGGAACTTCGGAGGTGGCTGGGGACACGGCGCAAGCGTCCCTGAGGCGCAAGACATGTACGTCCAATATCGTGCGGCCGGCGGAAATTTCATCGATACCTCCAGCAACTATCAATTCGGTGACGCCGAGGCGTATCTCGCCGACATGATCGCATCAGATCGCGACGAGGTGGTACTGGCAACCAAGTACTCAACGGGCACCACCATGGACAGCGGCCTCCAGATGACCGGTAACGGCAGAAAGTCGATGGTTCAGTCGCTGGAGGCGAGCCTGCGACGTCTGAAAACCGATCGAGTAGACCTGTTGTGGGCACACGCTCCCGACAACGCGACACCAATCGAAGAAATCATGCGCGCATTCGACGATCTTGTCCGCTCCGGAAAGGTGCTCTACGCGGGACTTTCGAGCTTCCCCGCCTGGCGGGTAGCGACAGGCGCGACGATCGCCGCGACACGCGGCTGGGCACCTCTGGTCGCTATCCAGACGGAATACAGCTTGGTCGAACGCGCTGCAGAACGCGATCTGTTGCCGATGGCCGCAGGCTTCGGACTGGGGGTGCTGGGCTATTCGCCGCTCGGCGGAGGCATGCTGACCGGAAAATATCGCCGAGGAGAAAGGGGCCGTGCACAGAGTTCGATCAGCCAGTTCCTGCACCAAGAAGATGACGGCAACAAGGCCGCCATACTCGACACGGTTGAAGCGATCGCCCGGGAAGCTAACGTCACTGCCGAGGCGGTGGCGATCAGCTGGTCAATGGCCAAGGGAGTCATCCCAATCATCGGCCCACGAACGGCGGAGCAGCTGACGACCAATCTTGCGGCGGCACAGCTTGATCTGAGTCCAGAGCAGATCGACAGGCTCGACACCGCCAGCGCTATACAGCTGGGTTACCCGCACAACATGAAGACCGATCCGGGAGCTGTCCACGCCGTCACGGGCGGGAAGGCCGACCTACTCGATGCCCCCTCCCTCACCATTCCCTAG
- a CDS encoding class I SAM-dependent methyltransferase — protein sequence MTEDWRALNLANWEARVPLHLGPGGYDFASFQDPEFLSGVVRYDLPRLGDIAGLDVVHLQCHIGTDTVSLARLGPRSVTGLDFSPSAITAAMSLATHAATDVRFVESDVYDAAAVLGAECCDLVYTGIGAICWLPDIRRWADGVAALLRPGGRMFMREGHPMLDTLSDTRPDDLLVVQYPYFETTGTAFTETGTYGGEGIVSAPQGVSFNHGLGEVFTALTAAGLMVTALDEHREVPWKALGELMVESTEFDGEYVLAQNPERLPLTYTIQAHKR from the coding sequence GTGACTGAGGACTGGCGGGCGCTGAATCTGGCGAACTGGGAGGCGCGGGTCCCACTGCATCTGGGCCCCGGTGGATACGACTTCGCCAGCTTCCAAGATCCGGAATTCCTGTCGGGTGTGGTGCGCTATGACCTACCGCGACTTGGCGACATCGCAGGTCTCGACGTAGTGCACCTGCAATGCCACATCGGCACTGACACCGTGTCGCTCGCCCGGCTGGGGCCGCGATCCGTCACCGGACTGGACTTCTCACCCTCGGCAATCACGGCCGCAATGAGCCTCGCCACACACGCTGCAACCGACGTCAGATTCGTGGAGTCCGACGTCTACGACGCCGCCGCGGTCCTTGGCGCAGAATGCTGCGATCTGGTCTACACCGGTATCGGCGCGATCTGTTGGTTACCGGACATCCGACGATGGGCTGATGGTGTTGCCGCCCTGCTCCGTCCCGGCGGCCGGATGTTCATGCGCGAGGGCCATCCCATGCTCGATACGCTCAGCGATACCCGTCCCGACGATCTGCTGGTTGTGCAGTACCCCTACTTCGAGACGACGGGAACCGCGTTCACCGAAACGGGCACCTATGGCGGCGAGGGGATCGTGTCCGCACCGCAAGGCGTGTCGTTCAACCACGGCCTCGGTGAAGTCTTCACCGCCCTCACCGCCGCTGGGCTGATGGTGACTGCCCTCGACGAGCACCGCGAAGTACCGTGGAAGGCGCTGGGGGAGTTGATGGTCGAGAGCACCGAATTCGATGGCGAGTACGTACTGGCCCAGAACCCGGAGCGACTTCCTCTGACCTACACCATCCAAGCGCACAAGCGCTGA
- a CDS encoding AraC family transcriptional regulator, which produces MESEVLYVSSTDRAVIGSRDPIAGVMELLRPRTVVPAPLHAASPWAVRFDPSPHVRLGVVVDGQCWLSLDGLEPVLLDEGDFYLLGHPPPYTLSSSLDEVSAHPATTLPRNTIGRGFRIGTEADEDSYTCSVDFTFDASDTSMLLDVLPRVVHVRADDPRGTLFMNLASLLVFEIESPSVGRSLVLEHLAQIIFVHMLRAHAGNAEQPSGWLAALADDGVGAALRAIHADVSRRWTLAELAEIGQMSRSAFAAAFKAKVGVAPLAYLIKWRMTLARDALRNGGWSNSELAAATGYESESAFSTAFRREVGSSPRHYRNAVQQSGEAVAE; this is translated from the coding sequence GTGGAGTCTGAAGTTCTTTACGTATCGTCCACGGATCGTGCTGTGATCGGTTCACGCGATCCGATAGCCGGCGTCATGGAGCTGCTCCGTCCACGGACGGTTGTGCCGGCACCGCTGCACGCCGCCAGTCCGTGGGCGGTGCGATTTGACCCCTCCCCTCACGTCAGACTCGGCGTTGTGGTCGACGGCCAGTGCTGGTTGAGCCTCGACGGCCTTGAGCCGGTGCTGTTGGACGAAGGGGACTTCTACCTGCTTGGCCATCCTCCGCCCTACACGCTCAGCAGCTCGCTCGATGAGGTTTCTGCGCACCCGGCCACCACGCTGCCGCGGAACACGATCGGCAGAGGGTTTCGCATCGGCACCGAGGCAGACGAGGACTCCTATACGTGCAGTGTCGACTTCACGTTCGACGCCAGCGACACCTCGATGCTGCTCGATGTGCTTCCGCGGGTAGTGCATGTCCGGGCCGACGATCCGCGCGGGACGCTGTTTATGAACCTCGCGTCGCTGCTGGTTTTCGAGATCGAATCGCCCAGTGTCGGGCGTTCTTTGGTGCTGGAGCACCTAGCGCAGATTATTTTCGTCCACATGTTGCGGGCGCATGCTGGCAACGCCGAACAACCCAGCGGCTGGCTTGCAGCGCTGGCCGACGATGGCGTCGGGGCGGCGTTGCGGGCGATACACGCCGACGTAAGCCGCCGATGGACGCTCGCCGAGCTTGCTGAGATCGGTCAGATGTCACGTTCAGCGTTCGCCGCAGCGTTCAAGGCCAAGGTGGGTGTAGCTCCGTTGGCCTACTTGATCAAGTGGCGAATGACGCTGGCCCGAGACGCACTGCGCAACGGCGGTTGGTCGAACTCTGAGCTAGCAGCTGCAACGGGTTATGAGTCTGAAAGTGCCTTCAGCACAGCGTTCCGGCGCGAAGTCGGGTCATCGCCCCGGCACTACCGCAACGCGGTGCAACAAAGCGGTGAAGCAGTGGCCGAGTAA